The Paenibacillus sp. FSL R7-0204 genome includes a region encoding these proteins:
- the tnpC gene encoding IS66 family transposase, with protein MDVSPQQVLQISKGDPEIAGFIQMLLEQNQRLQQIVDAQAKEIQTLKKRVHELERQLQQKSHNSSKPPSSDGLRKPPNLRTPGGPKGAPKGHPGTTLHVIDNPDEVVVCELTTCPDCLGSLADAPCVGEERRQEFDLPVSRIWTTEFRAEQRYCACCQKVQRAAFPSHITAPAQYGPRMAAWTVYLHAFHFLPLQRMAQLFEDWTTYRPSEGTLLSFLETAHDRFAPIEEHIRTQLHQKVKVHADETGCRVGGRTQWMHVMSDETYTLLQLHAKRGAPAMKDIGFLPTYTGTVVHDCMKGYFNENHSYSHALCNAHLLRECIGIAEHDGHEWAKQMKDLLTEGWTQALRSRQAGVPLETEVIQSFCKRYDAILQTGEGEWSKDWVRAKTCKKGRAIKSRAGNLGERFLVYKEAILKFLWCPEIPFDNNQAERDLRMVKVKQKVSGSFRTEAAAQWFARLRSVVSTYIKQQLPVLASLSLAFSGNPVLK; from the coding sequence GAACAGAATCAGCGCCTTCAACAAATCGTTGACGCACAGGCGAAAGAGATTCAAACGCTGAAAAAACGCGTGCATGAGTTGGAACGGCAACTCCAGCAGAAGAGTCATAACAGCAGCAAACCTCCATCCAGTGACGGGCTTCGCAAGCCTCCCAATCTGCGGACTCCTGGCGGTCCCAAAGGCGCACCGAAAGGCCATCCGGGGACGACGCTCCATGTTATCGACAATCCGGATGAAGTCGTGGTCTGCGAATTAACCACCTGCCCGGACTGTTTAGGCTCGCTCGCAGATGCCCCTTGTGTGGGGGAAGAACGGCGTCAAGAATTCGACCTTCCCGTGTCCCGCATCTGGACCACCGAGTTTCGTGCCGAGCAGCGCTATTGCGCTTGCTGCCAAAAAGTCCAGCGTGCAGCCTTCCCGTCCCACATCACTGCTCCGGCCCAATATGGCCCCCGGATGGCGGCGTGGACGGTGTATTTGCATGCCTTTCACTTTCTTCCGCTTCAGCGGATGGCTCAGCTCTTCGAGGACTGGACCACGTATCGGCCCAGCGAAGGTACCTTGCTTTCCTTTTTAGAGACCGCCCATGACCGGTTCGCTCCCATCGAAGAGCATATCCGTACCCAGTTGCATCAGAAAGTCAAAGTCCATGCGGATGAAACCGGGTGCCGGGTCGGCGGACGGACTCAGTGGATGCATGTCATGTCCGACGAAACGTATACCTTGCTCCAGCTGCACGCCAAACGGGGAGCGCCTGCGATGAAGGACATCGGTTTTTTACCTACTTATACAGGGACCGTCGTCCATGACTGCATGAAAGGATATTTTAATGAGAATCATAGCTATTCCCATGCCTTGTGTAATGCCCATTTGCTCCGGGAATGCATCGGGATCGCCGAGCATGACGGACATGAGTGGGCGAAGCAGATGAAGGATCTGCTGACGGAGGGCTGGACCCAGGCGCTGCGTTCCCGTCAAGCAGGGGTTCCTTTGGAGACGGAGGTCATTCAATCGTTTTGCAAACGGTACGACGCGATTCTCCAAACGGGCGAAGGTGAATGGTCGAAAGACTGGGTACGGGCCAAAACGTGTAAAAAAGGACGGGCCATTAAGAGCAGGGCCGGCAACTTGGGAGAACGCTTTTTGGTGTACAAAGAAGCGATTCTCAAGTTTCTTTGGTGTCCCGAAATTCCCTTTGATAACAACCAAGCCGAACGTGATCTCCGAATGGTCAAGGTCAAGCAAAAAGTCTCCGGTTCGTTTCGTACAGAAGCCGCGGCGCAATGGTTTGCCCGCTTACGGAGCGTCGTCTCCACCTACATTAAACAACAACTCCCTGTCCTTGCCTCGCTATCTCTTGCCTTTTCTGGTAACCCTGTTTTGAAGTGA
- a CDS encoding IS4 family transposase, with product MKLHVAFSHGQRSPVKVVESIARRNDAPFGEVLADKDYLLVQDRAYGKIGRLDQYVQQGQSFVIRLKDNLHLVMPRKLQRPAEGDTKIVRDITCYIGQGKCQSAQRHRVVEFENDRGEVVRVVTDLRKESAHVIAEIYKARWQIEVFFRWIKQHLNVPCLFGTTENAVYSQLYVAFCVYVLLKCLYDTVQPKVPTFAQLTFWEFMQYWRMFNLPLEWQVQFNLLRRKGHPGILSLP from the coding sequence ATTAAGCTGCATGTCGCTTTTTCGCATGGGCAGCGTTCTCCCGTGAAAGTGGTCGAGTCGATTGCCCGGCGCAATGACGCTCCATTTGGAGAAGTCTTGGCCGATAAGGACTACCTTTTAGTCCAGGATCGAGCGTATGGAAAAATCGGTCGATTGGATCAATATGTGCAGCAAGGTCAGTCCTTTGTGATTCGTCTGAAAGACAATCTCCATTTGGTGATGCCGCGAAAGCTTCAGCGACCGGCGGAAGGAGATACCAAAATTGTACGCGATATCACCTGTTATATTGGTCAAGGGAAATGCCAGTCCGCCCAGCGCCACCGCGTCGTTGAATTTGAAAATGACCGGGGTGAAGTCGTACGGGTCGTGACCGATTTGAGAAAAGAGTCCGCTCATGTGATCGCTGAAATCTACAAGGCCCGCTGGCAAATTGAAGTCTTTTTCCGCTGGATTAAACAGCATCTGAATGTGCCCTGTCTATTCGGAACGACCGAAAATGCGGTATATAGCCAGTTATATGTGGCCTTTTGTGTCTATGTGCTTTTAAAGTGCCTATACGATACCGTTCAACCTAAAGTCCCAACCTTTGCTCAATTGACCTTTTGGGAATTTATGCAGTATTGGCGTATGTTTAATCTTCCGCTGGAGTGGCAGGTTCAGTTTAATCTGCTCAGGCGTAAAGGTCATCCTGGCATTTTGTCCCTCCCATAA
- a CDS encoding excisionase family DNA-binding protein, with product MNKTFTVNEIAEYLNVSTDSIYTMVREKQIPHVRIRRRIIFIDEIVEQWLKDQCNSR from the coding sequence GTGAATAAAACTTTTACTGTTAATGAGATTGCTGAGTACTTGAATGTCTCAACTGATAGTATTTATACCATGGTAAGAGAGAAACAAATTCCTCATGTGAGAATACGGAGGAGAATAATTTTTATTGACGAGATTGTAGAACAGTGGCTTAAGGATCAGTGTAATTCAAGGTAA
- a CDS encoding tyrosine-type recombinase/integrase — translation MDEYFKQDDPQNSDQQNNMEPERTKESFRQNASFDEKILLNEGMFYHSSDDHDIKKATRVRIENMLYANTLQQTEAPVSTYIGRQGINQWILDNNVLTDIPTTFLKKYLYSKKARDAFYFYRDEYLLILELTQRLSGHLKTPAHKLMDEHLLDQEVWSYLSTSFATTKSKQRLINSLITYITGVTGYDTKEVLLFPPVKNLKKMVHPKLELYTKQLTKEGKSKNTINTYKNHINCMLSWLVNNMKDFTGYELHNIPILSIKEIHLQEFRSYLLMKQRKGDYRSITISECIYDVKNFFVFLKKSFGFPNPARKLKSIKAPRYHFRDLPTEEQLIEFFNVIDMYSESPLLESVAFQLMVTLGLRSMEVSHVSWNDINLETKTIMIQSKGGKYHILPLAGKLYRNLELFQRFPLTKKYLFGDDPVKIVSQLKENYKLYSHVAGWNFPGALHLFRHCFVTNLAGKNPPPQILKELSRVVKMDTVSLYTHLNQRTNWLSQQINKLDYSPQGGK, via the coding sequence ATGGATGAGTATTTCAAACAAGATGATCCACAAAATTCAGACCAACAAAACAATATGGAACCTGAAAGAACAAAAGAATCTTTTCGTCAGAATGCTTCTTTCGACGAAAAGATTCTTTTAAATGAAGGTATGTTTTACCACTCCAGTGACGATCATGATATTAAAAAAGCAACCCGAGTGAGGATTGAGAACATGCTCTATGCGAATACCCTTCAGCAAACAGAAGCACCTGTAAGTACATATATCGGACGACAAGGTATTAATCAGTGGATCTTGGATAATAACGTGCTCACCGATATCCCAACAACTTTTCTAAAAAAATATCTATATAGTAAGAAGGCAAGGGACGCTTTTTATTTTTACAGAGATGAATATTTACTAATTCTAGAATTGACTCAACGCCTTTCTGGACATCTAAAAACACCTGCCCATAAACTTATGGATGAACACCTTCTAGATCAAGAAGTATGGTCGTATTTGTCAACATCCTTTGCAACAACAAAGTCAAAGCAACGTCTCATAAATTCTTTGATTACCTACATTACTGGGGTTACTGGATACGATACTAAAGAAGTTCTTTTATTTCCCCCAGTAAAAAATCTCAAAAAAATGGTTCATCCAAAGTTGGAATTGTACACAAAGCAATTAACGAAAGAAGGAAAATCCAAAAACACCATAAACACATACAAGAATCACATCAATTGTATGCTGTCCTGGCTAGTTAACAATATGAAAGATTTCACAGGGTATGAGTTACACAACATTCCTATCTTATCAATTAAAGAGATTCATCTACAGGAATTTCGGTCCTACCTATTGATGAAACAACGAAAAGGAGATTATCGTTCCATCACTATTAGTGAATGCATCTATGATGTTAAGAACTTTTTTGTATTTCTAAAAAAATCGTTTGGTTTTCCAAATCCAGCAAGAAAACTAAAATCGATAAAAGCACCTCGCTATCATTTCCGAGACCTGCCTACTGAAGAACAACTCATTGAATTTTTTAATGTCATTGATATGTATTCCGAAAGTCCACTTTTGGAGTCTGTCGCTTTTCAACTCATGGTTACACTTGGCCTTCGTTCAATGGAAGTATCACATGTATCGTGGAATGACATCAACTTGGAGACTAAAACAATTATGATTCAAAGTAAAGGAGGAAAATACCACATACTACCGTTAGCAGGTAAACTCTATCGCAACTTAGAGTTGTTCCAACGTTTTCCTTTAACGAAAAAGTACTTATTTGGTGATGATCCGGTTAAGATTGTAAGTCAGCTCAAAGAGAACTACAAATTATATAGTCACGTTGCTGGATGGAATTTCCCTGGCGCATTACATTTATTCCGTCATTGCTTCGTAACGAATCTAGCGGGAAAGAACCCCCCTCCTCAAATACTAAAAGAACTATCCCGGGTGGTAAAGATGGATACAGTAAGTTTGTATACTCATCTCAATCAACGAACGAATTGGCTTTCTCAACAAATTAATAAGCTTGACTATTCACCTCAGGGAGGTAAATGA